A DNA window from Pseudorasbora parva isolate DD20220531a chromosome 19, ASM2467924v1, whole genome shotgun sequence contains the following coding sequences:
- the pou2f2a gene encoding POU domain, class 2, transcription factor 2 isoform X11, whose product MFVPLPVPLVFQRTAPDFSAWRLKSPLPLRSGNSVDIRMSKAVDDDKTGTEFPVDSTDSERNSPEASDQIQPMKTSPFCLSPAPSNTKVKAEEAAEMTNVHAPPPPPVQPALPHTQLMLAGSQLAGLAALLPAQQQLLLQQAQAQLLAAAVQQSNAAHAAHAAAAANQQQQTQQQQANQAAAQAQSQAKHEQAPPPLLSQPIQLTAQAFCLSLKDIQQLLQLQQLVLMPGHPLQSPAQFLLPQAQAQQGQQGLLSTSNLISLPQQSPGSLLTTPPRLGLQAQHHLDDRLWSLQREKCVESIVSSAPSSAPPMSSVPTVTPHPEEPSDLEELEQFARTFKQRRIKLGFTQGDVGMAMGKLYGNDFSQTTISRFEALNLSFKNMCKLKPLLEKWLSDAETMAIDNMLPSPSSLSSPLLGFEGLPGRRRKKRTSIETNVRIALERNFISNQKPTSEEILLMAEQLNMEKEVIRVWFCNRRQKEKRINPSSATPPLPTQPPAPTHKPPCYSPHMMSSQGLAQVVTSLSTTAVSPTPSVACPLNPSGHAAMSSAPSSVTPPPLSTVSPSPQSLGSPGLNTGPSCQWWPDTHFRS is encoded by the exons TAGATATCAGGATGTCTAAAGCTGTCGATGATGATAAGACGGGGACTGAGTTTCCAGTCGATAGTACAG actcTGAGAGGAACAGTCCAGAGGCCAGCGATCAG ATCCAGCCAATGAAAACGAGTCCTTTCTGCCTGTCTCCTGCACCCAGTAACACAAAG GTTAAAGCCGAGGAGGCCGCTGAGATGACCAATGTTCacgctcctcctcctcctcctgtcCAGCCTGCTCTACCACACACACAACTCATGCTGGCAGGCAGTCAGCTCGCAGGG CTGGCCGCTCTCCTTCCTGCTCAGCAGCAGCTGTTGTTGCAGCAGGCTCAAGCGCAGCTGTTAGCCGCAGCCGTGCAGCAGTCAAATGCTGCGCATGCTGCCCATGCAGCTGCCGCAGCCAATCAGCAGCAACAGACGCAACAGCAGCAGGCCAATCAGGCAGCAGCACAAGCCCAGTCTCAAGCCAAACATGAGCAAGCTCCGCCTCCACTTCTATCACAGCCTATCCAGCTCACTGCCCAG gctttctgtctctctctgaaGGACATTCAGCAGTTGTTGCAGTTACAGCAGTTGGTACTGATGCCAGGTCATCCTCTTCAGTCCCCTGCTCAGTTCCTGCTGCCTCAAGCCCAGGCTCAGCAGGGTCAGCAAG GTTTGCTTTCGACATCAAATTTGATTTCACTACCTCAGCAAAGCCCAGGGAGTCTCCTGACCACCCCACCTAGACTGGGACTTCAAGCACAG CATCATCTTGACGACAGGCTGTGGTCATTGCAGAGGGAGAAGTGCGTGGAGAGCATTGTGAGCTCCGCCCCCTCCTCAGCCCCGCCCATGAGCTCCGTTCCCACGGTGACGCCACATCCCGAAGAGCCCAGCGATCTGGAGGAGCTCGAACAGTTTGCCAGAACCTTCAAACAGAGACGAATTAAACTGGGATTCACACAG GGGGACGTCGGTATGGCCATGGGTAAGCTGTACGGTAATGACTTCAGTCAGACCACCATCTCGCGTTTCGAGGCTCTCAACCTCAGCTTCAAGAACATGTGCAAGCTCAAACCCTTGCTGGAGAAATGGCTGAGCGATGCAG AAACCATGGCGATAGACAACATGCTGCCCAGCCCCAGTTCACTGTCCTCTCCTCTGCTGGGCTTTGAAGGGTTGCCTGGACGCCGTCGAAAGAAACGCACAAGCATCGAGACCAACGTCCGCATTGCCCTGGAGCGCAACTTCATCTCG AACCAGAAGCCTACCTCTGAAGAAATCCTGCtgatggccgagcagctcaacATGGAGAAAGAGGTCATCCGCGTCTGGTTCTGCAACCGACGGCAGAAAGAGAAGCGCATCAACCCCTCCAGCGCCACCCCTCCGCTGCCCACTCAGCCCCCGGCACCGACGCACAAACCCCCCTGCTACAGCCCGCACATG ATGTCCAGTCAGGGACTGGCTCAGGTCGTTACCAGTCTCAGCACAACAG CCGTCAGTCCCACACCTTCTGTGGCCTGCCCCCTCAACCCCAGTGGACATGCAGCAATGAGCTCCGCCCCTTCTTCAGTGACTCCGCCTCCTCTCAGCACAGTCAGCCCCTCCCCCCAGAGTCTCGGCAGCCCTGGCCTCAACA